The genomic window ACTCATGATCGCGTTCGTCATGGGCCGGAACTGACATTACCGCTCCCGTTCCGTAATCGATCATTACATAGTTACCGACCCATATCGGCACCTCGTCGCCGCTGAACGGATTGAGTGCCCTTAGGCCGGTGTCGATGCCGTCCTTTTCTATCTCCTCATCGCGTTCCTTCGGTTTGAGATTCTCGGCGGCCATGGCATCGATCTTTGCCATAACTTCACTGCTCAGGCCGTCGCGCAGGGCCGCTATCGCCGGATGTTCAGGAGCAAGGACAACGGCCGTCGCGCCATAGATCGTGTCAATACGTGTCGTAAAGACGCGGATCGCAGGCACTTTGTCCTTATGATCGACGAATGAGAACTCGACGAATGCCCCATCGGAACGGCCGATCCAGTCACTCTGCCGCTTGAGCACGTTCGACGGCCAACCCTCCTCGATCTCGGTCATATCGTCAAGGAGCTGTCCCGTATAAGCCGTCGTTCGCAGGAACCACTGCTCGAGATCTTTCTTGGTTACCGGATTGCCGCAGCGCCAACAGAGGCCGCCGCTGGCCTGCTCATTCGAAAGCGTCGCCTGATCGGTCTCGCACCAATTGACCTGTGTCATACGCTTGTACGCCAGGCCCATCTCGAACATCTTCAGGAAAAACCATTGGTCGAACTTATAGTACTCCGGCCGATGCGCGTACATTTGACGCCGCCAATCGTAGCTAAGACCGAGATGCTGAAGCTGGGCACGCATCACGGCGATGTTCTCTTCAGTCCACTCGCGGGGATTGACACCGCGTTTAACGGCGGCATCTTCGGCAGGCTGGCCGAACGAATCCCAACCGATAGGGTGCAGCACGTTAAAGCCCTTCAGACGCTTGAACCATGCGAGAGCATCCCCCGCGGAATAGTTCCGCACATGGCCCATGTGAAGATTGCCCGAAGGATACGGCAGCATCTCGAGTGCGTAGAATTTTGGCCGCGCATCATCGGGTTCGGCCGCAAACGTTCCGCCCTCGGCCCACTTTTGCTGCCATTTTTGCTCGATCTTTTTTGCGAAATATTTATCGTCCATTGAACCGCTGAAAATCAAAATGAAAATCAATATGTTAACGGATAAGTAGAAACTCATCCACTATTGCGAACTGCAATTTGAAGGAAGGAAACGCCGCACATCGCCCGTAAGGGCGAGGCGGCTATCTAAGGGCGAGCATTTGATCGGCAAATACCATTGAGCGATGCTATCGCACAACAGCCGCCTATGTCCAATTGAACCTTCTTTTCATAAAAACAATGTGGTATGATATGAATGCTCTGAGAACTGAATGAACTGCTCAAAGCAAGGAATTTAATGGTAAAACCGATATTCATGCAGACGCACGAGAACACCGGTACTTGATCCACGCACGTCGTCCGTCTGCTCCGCAAATGGAGGCTCACGATGGTCGAACGCACACATTCCGCAACCGCTCAAACTTCCCCCGAGAAAAGGCCAAAACACAAAGGAACTGCGCAACGCATGTTGCCCGTTCAGCATGGCCGCCTTGCCGATGAACTCATTGCATTTCTTGCCGACTCGCCCGAGAACAGGCGCGCAAGGCAGGTGAGCGAATGGGAGGCGATGCGGCGTATGAGCTCTGCCTGGCAGGTGCAGCACATTTCTTAATGTGCCGTATGATCTGTTTTAATTGAATTATGCAGGCAGTAAAGAAAAATGAACCGGGCGAAAGCCTGGCTGATCTCTATTCAAAAGTTCGCGGCGAGACGGAACGGCTCTGCGAGCCGCTTGAGATCGAAGATTACGTACCGCAGCCCGTGGTAGATGTTTCACCGCCAAGGTGGAATATCGCTCATACGACGTGGTTCTTTGAAGAAATGATCCTCTCGAAGCGAAAGGGCTATGAGCGTTTCGACCCGCATTTTGCATTCCTATTTAACAGTTACTACAACACCGTCGGTGAGCGAACCCAACGGGATCGCCGAGGGTGGCTCAGCCGACCGACGGTCAAGCGAGTTTACGAATATCGCAAGTATGTCGATGAGAAGATGTTGGAACTTTTGACGTCAGGCGAGCCGCTTGACGCCGAAACCGAAGCGATCTTCGTCCTCGGCCTTAATCACGAGCAGCAGCATCAGGAACTCTTTTTGACCGACTTGAAATATACGTTTAGCGTAAATCCGATATTTCCTGTGTACTGCGAAGGTTTTGCTCCGGAAGAGGCTGCGATGGACGCAGACGGCGGCTTTGTTGACATTGAAGAAGGCCTTTATGAGATCGGCTATGCGGGCGATGGCTTCTGCTTCGACAATGAACTTGCACGGCACAAGGTTTGGCTGGACGGCTGCCAGATCGCAAGCTCGCTCGTAACAAATGCCGAGTTCATTGAATTCATCAACGACGGCGGCTATCGGATCCACTACCTTTGGCACGCAGACGGCTGGGATTGGGTAAACCGGAACAACGCAGACAGCCCGTTGTATTGGCACAAGCGGGATGGCGGCTATATGCACTACACGCTGTCAGGTTTGAGGCCGTTGCCGCTTGATGCGCCTGTGTGCCATATCTCCTTCTATGAGGCCGCCGCGTTCGCTGAGTGGAAGGGCGAGCGCCTTCCGACCGAATTCGAGTGGGAAGCCGCGAATCAGAAATTCCGATGGGGCCTGCGTTGGGAGTGGACGAATTCGGCATATCTGCCGTATCCGCACTTTGCAAAAGGAACCGGCGCGGTCGGTGAATACAACGGCAAGTTCATGATCGATCAGATGGTGCTTCGCGGGGCGTCGGTAGCAACTCCTAAAGGCCACAGCCGCCCGACATACCGCAATTTCTTCCAGCCGAGGCTCCGCTGGCAATTCACCGGCATCAGGCTTTGTCGTAAATAGGTGCTGACGATGCAGGGCAATTCCACAACTGAGATCACGCAATTTGCGGACGACGTCCTCAAGGGCTTGTCCGCTTCGCCAAAGTACCTCTCGTCAAAGTATTTTTACGACAGCGAGGGGTCAAGGCTCTTCCAAGAGATAATGAAACTGCCCGAGTATTACCTGACAAACTGTGAACGGGCGATATTTGAAACGCAGGCGGCGGAGATACTCGAGGCTTTCGCAGGCAGCGAGAATGCCTTTGACCTCATAGAGCTCGGTGCCGGCGACGGCTCGAAGACAGCGATCTTGATCGATCGATCCCTTGCGCGGTCCGTCGATGTCACCTACTCAGCTATCGACATATCGCAGGAGGCCCTTAGCGGCCTCGGCAGAACATTCTCTGAGAAATTCCCGATGTTGAAAGTGAACCTTCTCGACGGCGATTATTTGAAGATACTCGCCTCGCTCAAGCACACTTCCGAACGGCGAAAGGTGCTCCTGTTTCTCGGGTCGAACATCGGCAATTATTCGCATGACGCGGCCGTCGAGCTTTTCCGTTCGCTGCACACGGTGATGAACAGCCGCGACCTTCTCCTCGTCGGTTTCGACCTGCAGAAGGATCCGTATGTCATTGCAGCCGCGTATGACGACGATGCGGGCGTGACTGCCCGGTTCAACCTCAACCTGCTGAAACGAATAGATCGCGAATTCGGCGGCGATTTTGACGTTGCAAAATTCTCGCACCACTCGATCTACGATCCGATCAATGGGGCGGCCCGCTCATACCTTATCAGCGGTGAAGCTCAAACGGTTAATATTGAGGCCCTTGGCCGATCGTTCAACTTTGACGAATGGGAAGCCGTATTCGTTGAGGTGTCACAGAAATATTCGATGGCCGCGATCGACCGCCTTGCCGAAGCGAGCGGCTTCTCGATCGAACAGAATTTTCTTGATGACCGGCAATACTACTGCGACTCGCTTTGGGCTCCGACGAATTAATGCAAATAAATGTCATCCGTTTTGACTCCTTGCCTTCTACCAATACCGAGGCGGCCGAGCAGGCCGGACGCGGAGCGGCCGAAGGCACCTGCATCATTGCCGCCGAACAAACCGCAGGCCGCGGCCGTCTTGGCCGCAGATGGGCCGGCAGCAAAGGCACGGGCCTTTATCTGAGCATCGTCCTCCGTCCGGCCATCGAACCGCGATCCCTGCCGCTTATGACGCTGATGGCAGGCCTCGCGGTGCACGATACAATGCACGAGATCGGTCTCCGGCCGGATATTAAGTGGGTAAATGACGTCTTGATCGGCGAGCGAAAGATAAGCGGGATACTCGCAGAGACGATCGAGACACCGCTCGGCCGCGCGGTTATCGTAGGTATCGGCATCAATATAAGATCCGAGGGCCTGCCGCCCGAGATCGCAGCAATTGCCACATCCCTCAGCGATCAAGGCGTACGCATTAATGCAGAAACGATCGAGCGAATATTACTGCGCCGTTTGACGGACCGCTACACGCGCCTTTTGGCCGAGGGCGGCTGCGGCGAGACCATCGCGGAATGGGCCGAACGCTCAAGTTATTTTGCCGGAAAGGCCATTCGTGCAACCCTTGGCACATCAACGATCGAAGGTATTACTGACGGGCTTGAGCCGGACGGCGGTTTACGTGTTAAACTTCCCGACGGCAGCGTTAACATTATCCGTTCGGGCGAGGTCGAGCGTCTCAGAAGCATCTGATCTTTCCGCGGTACCGCTCCATAAGCTGTGTGAGAAAAAGACTTTCTGAAATACACCCTCTGTTCTATCGTGCGCGCATCTGGCAAAAGCGTTTTTTTCGCCGGCTTTCAGATATGAGCAGCGGTGTTAGCTTCGCCTCAGAACAAAGTACAAGCGATCTGGCATTCTCCTGCAAGAAACACCGCTCGCTCCTTCGCCGCAAGCTCGGGAACTCCGATCCGCTGCTGCAGGAGAACAAGGTCGCGAATCTCAAGATCGCATGCCCTACGATCGACGGCCTCTTGATAAAGCCGGGCGAAACCTTTTCATTCTGGAAAAGGGTCGGTGAAGCGACCGCGGCGAAAGGCTATCTCGAAGGCATGCAGCTTTCGCGCGGCGAGGTCGTACGCGGTGTCGGCGGCGGCCTGT from Chloracidobacterium sp. includes these protein-coding regions:
- a CDS encoding biotin--[acetyl-CoA-carboxylase] ligase; the encoded protein is MQINVIRFDSLPSTNTEAAEQAGRGAAEGTCIIAAEQTAGRGRLGRRWAGSKGTGLYLSIVLRPAIEPRSLPLMTLMAGLAVHDTMHEIGLRPDIKWVNDVLIGERKISGILAETIETPLGRAVIVGIGINIRSEGLPPEIAAIATSLSDQGVRINAETIERILLRRLTDRYTRLLAEGGCGETIAEWAERSSYFAGKAIRATLGTSTIEGITDGLEPDGGLRVKLPDGSVNIIRSGEVERLRSI
- the egtD gene encoding L-histidine N(alpha)-methyltransferase; this translates as MQGNSTTEITQFADDVLKGLSASPKYLSSKYFYDSEGSRLFQEIMKLPEYYLTNCERAIFETQAAEILEAFAGSENAFDLIELGAGDGSKTAILIDRSLARSVDVTYSAIDISQEALSGLGRTFSEKFPMLKVNLLDGDYLKILASLKHTSERRKVLLFLGSNIGNYSHDAAVELFRSLHTVMNSRDLLLVGFDLQKDPYVIAAAYDDDAGVTARFNLNLLKRIDREFGGDFDVAKFSHHSIYDPINGAARSYLISGEAQTVNIEALGRSFNFDEWEAVFVEVSQKYSMAAIDRLAEASGFSIEQNFLDDRQYYCDSLWAPTN
- a CDS encoding ergothioneine biosynthesis protein EgtB, whose protein sequence is MQAVKKNEPGESLADLYSKVRGETERLCEPLEIEDYVPQPVVDVSPPRWNIAHTTWFFEEMILSKRKGYERFDPHFAFLFNSYYNTVGERTQRDRRGWLSRPTVKRVYEYRKYVDEKMLELLTSGEPLDAETEAIFVLGLNHEQQHQELFLTDLKYTFSVNPIFPVYCEGFAPEEAAMDADGGFVDIEEGLYEIGYAGDGFCFDNELARHKVWLDGCQIASSLVTNAEFIEFINDGGYRIHYLWHADGWDWVNRNNADSPLYWHKRDGGYMHYTLSGLRPLPLDAPVCHISFYEAAAFAEWKGERLPTEFEWEAANQKFRWGLRWEWTNSAYLPYPHFAKGTGAVGEYNGKFMIDQMVLRGASVATPKGHSRPTYRNFFQPRLRWQFTGIRLCRK